TtttataaatacaaaataaaaataatgttagaAAGTTTATGCTGCTCTTCCTCCTTTGCTCAAGCCACAGACGTCGGGACCATCTCTACTCTGCTCACGGTGGTGGACTAGTTGTGATTGACCATCTCTTCTCTCGGCCAAGTGAGTTCAGTCACAGTTATTTATAAATTCAATGTTTTCTTTTTTGCACAAGTGTTCTCCAAAGCAAATCAACCCTTTTACACATATATATACTTGTTTAATTTCAATTTGATTAAATGTAATTGGGGTGTGTcttagttttttatgattatttatatctatttttatatataaatccaGATAGACAAACCAAATCCACTTTTGTTGTTTAATGCATTTGATGGTTGTGCTTGTTTGTTACGAGTCTGAGAGTATTTTCATTAGGTAGTTTGATTTTCTTATTTGATGGGTTTTCATTTTCGCTTGTTTATTTTGGTGTTAATATCTATATTAGTGGCATTTTTAGGTTTAGAAACTAGCTTGTTATTGTTTATGCAAGACAATATTTGTATTTGTCTGTCTCTTGAAGTTTATTGTCATTAATTCTAACTCTATTGGTTTCAGTTAGAATACACTTGTTTTGGTCTTATATGGGATTATTTACCTAATTTAGCATCATTTGAATGATGGTTTCAAGaccttttgtttcttttttctttttgagtaTATCTTTTTCTAGTACTAGAGATTATTGTGCCAATTTTATTAAAAAGTCATTTTAAAACCATTTTTGTTAATAAAGTTAAGAGATAAACGATTGAAACTGAAGTCAAGCACAATAACAAGtatgtacaattttttttttttttaattttggttttgtgtaaaattgtttgtttgattTTCTAAAAATTGTTTGGTTTTTGTTTTTTAGGTTTAAGAAATATGATGATAACAATGTTGAGTCATCGATCGATTTCACTTTCATGTGTTTTAATGTTGTTTATTGTTTAGTTTATTTATAGTTAATGAAATTTTATATGCTCGGTAACTGGTTACtattttttttgttcattttGCTTTATTTTTTCATGCTTTTGTTTGTTATAGGTAATTGGTTACTTTGAGATTATTCGTATTTTAAATGTGTTGTTTAATTGTtaatgtaactggttactttgatAAGCAACTGGTTCTTTGTTTAAAAAAGTGTCTGTTTCTAATAATAACAATGTTAAGTAAtcattttatttgtgattttaagtTAACCTATTTTTATAGTTGATTTGTGGATGCCTTGTATAGGTTGCAATGTAGCTTGTTAGATCTAcgagtaactggttaccctagtTGTGTATGATTTTTCATGTGATGTTTAATCTACAGGTAACTGGTTAGCCTAGCTGTGTATgattttttcatgtgttgtttaatctacaagtaactggttaccctagcTATGTTTGTGATTGTTTATAATGATTGTTAGACCtacaggtaactggttaccctagcTGTGTATGCTTTTTCATGTGTTGTTTAATCGATAAGTAACTGGTTACTCTAGCTGTGTTTGCCTTGTATAGGTTGCAATGTAGCttatttttgtgtgtgtgtgtgtttataaTGTTTGTTAAATCTACACGTAACTGGTTACCCTAGTTGTGTTTGCCTTGCATATGTTTCAATGTAGCTtattttgtgtgtttgtttaTAATGATTGTTAGACCCACAGTTAGTTACGCTAGCTGTGCATGCTTTTTCATGTGTTGTTTAATcgacaagtaactggttaccctagcTGTGTTTGCCTTGCATAGGTAGCAATGTAGCTTATTTTGTGTGTGTTTGTTTATAATGATTGTTAAATCTacgggtaactagttaccctagcTATGTTTGCCTTGCATAGGTTGCAATGTAGCTTATTTTGTGTGTGTTTGTTTATAATGATTGTTAAATCTATAGGCAACTAGTTACCCTAGCTGTGTAtgttttttcatgtgttttttaaTTTCCAAGGTAACTGGTTTcttttttgtgtttgtttgtttcTAATTTTGTTATGTAATcagttttatttgtgatttttaagtgtttttgttatatatttgatttgtttttgttttgcatAGTTTGTATTGTAGCTGGTTAACTTTTAAAGTAACTGGTTTCCCTTGTAgttattagttattttaattttctttttttgtgGTAGTTGTGTTCTTTTTTTTGTTGCAGGCTGTGCATTATATGATCAAACTAGAGTTTCAGTTTGGAAGTAAGGTTCAACAATGGAATAAACATGAGGTTATAGTTGATTTAAACAAAGTTTTCACCAAGAAGCAGAAAGCTATGTTTAGAATAACTCATTTTGGATGCCAAAAGAACTTGATGCTCTGTTGCTTCGCCAAGATATTGCTTGTTAGTTTGTATTTTTATGGGAAGAAGAAACAAGAAGATGAATATTTGACTAAAGATGAGTTCAATGATAAGCATTTGGAGAAGAGGCAGAAGATGAGGAAGATTGTTGCATAGGTTATTTAGGAAGCTTTTGGAAGTGAtatttgactttttttttattttgtttatgttcTAGACCAGTTTAGcttttgtaaatgatatttgacTTTTGGAAATGATGACCAATAGTTAGttgcatacatatatattttaaaatgctACTTTTGTAAGACATTTGTTATTTAAGATTATTTTATATATCAATTGATATTTTTTGTGTTCTCCatctattttatatatgttttgttttgtctatttttaataAGTTTTTTTCAGGAATGTTTTAATGGTTGATGTTTTTGTTATCCCTatatttttttttggcaattGTTAGATTAAAGTGCCCATTTTCTtgtttattttattgtaatttccacttgtatatattatatatatttcactTTTTAAAGCAACTGGGTTGTTTTGTATATATTTCCTAAGTTTTAAATAATGTTTTAACCGGATTTTgaatattcaaacatttatcAAAGCCAATTAACAAAAAATACGTAGAAATGAATAACCCACCAGCATGGCTGCATATCCATTGGGCATCGACGCGTACAGAGGTCTCATAGCAGGGTTAAGAGGCTGTCCAGGGGCAAGCTGATAcgactgttggggttttatgccctaattaaaacccaaattctttgtaatctcattttattatcaataaaagaatagaaatcatattttgacttggttaatcactttgctcacatgttttattttcatgattatttgtttaatataaacttctattaaatcccgagcatatagctaatcttatttatagtgacgtaatcacagtggaatataaatatgattatatgttcaaaataagttagtcctaagattagtcagtgcaccggatttacactgacttgccaatctacgatatgatctacttacacattacagtgttatgttctttccagaacattagcaaagtagataagatcggatgtatttgttacatcggacaggaccgatattgacagttgataagataagtaaacataccgttattatctattatagtcatatcatatagttgaccataggtcaattcaatctcaattctgagtggttagtattctaactaattgtattatttgagttctttgacttgttcgttaccagcttaccctacggactagcccatacttacatcttgggaactcggtagtataattgagtgggagtgttaatcatagatatgaacatctatagcttctaatgaagaagtgaaacgatggtttccttttagtttggttcaaggtgttaaatgatagagatctcatttcagtaattaaattagtttactgaaatatcatttacaaggaacaaagtgttttaaggataaaatacaatgaggggtaaaacggtattttagtcctatctcattgtagatcgtctatagaggattgagtgacaattatggttgtaacaatggataattaatagcgtatctatatttgttatagagcgttttatgaattcaagagtgcaattccaagtctatagtggagtcacgaggaattaataagttagtaaatttatttgttagatttatgataacttattggagcttgatttcataggcccatggtccccattgtaccttggataaaatcatctggatagtctcaattaattgatttaatcatcaattagaattatcaaagttgatcaggtcaattttggatagtttcacagagttgtgtaattttgagaagaaaagagaaattatggcagatttattaattaagataaattggtatctaaattaataaataaatttaaatcaaggttcaaattataaataattaatttgataaatgatttaaataattatttaattaattaaatcaatagaaaataacacaggtcttgattttaagtccaatgggcttataatcaaatgggaaatttcacgggcctatagcccatgataatttcgacctagggcttcaaaatggctgctattttattgattttttaattaaattaaatggactaattgagtctataaaaggagtgcttatagagaagtcaaaacaatggTTTTTGATaagttagattttctgatagttttatattctctctaaacacaagtccttttctaagcctctttgtattttctctttttctctctatatctatctcatgtgttgagaattgcccacactagtctaggtggctctaaggatacattggaagatcatgaagaaaatagaagatcggttcagtttcttgataatactctgcgacagaaaggatacaagagttagagaaactgaaggaaggactcttaattccgctgcgtatactgtaagtattctatttttgtttctctttgaattcaattttagaaacatgttttaggctatcttgtattaatttgtttaatattagatatacatgaaaataaataaagatcctgtataaacttTTTCAAACAACGACATCAATGGTTGTTGCATAGGAGTTTTTGTTATGTTAATAACCATAGTACTCCTCATTTTGCTGatgtttttttgtttaattttgagtTTCAATATGTGATTAGTTTTCTCATAAACTGAGTTTTTGTTAACTAAATTTTCCTATACAAATTAAGGAAAgtttaattctcatattttttaaaaattcccaaaAAAAAAGTCTTCTAAGTTGTATTACAATAAATGTTATCAACCCGCATAAGTCAATCATATTTTATCTAAATATGTACTCaaaataaaatgttattttttagtttatgctGGGTTGATGGAATGTATTGATATTTAGTTAATGTTAAGTTATTTTTTCAACAATGTATTGTTGTAGGGTTGATGTCTAAGTGATTTGTAGTTGCTTTTTCGAATCATATTATAGTGGATAAATATCTAGTTGATTTATCAGTTATTTTTTAGTTGATTTGGGGGTTATGTTCAATTGTTCTGAtgtatatttttagtttattttttatacatTATAAAATGCAGTAATACgtttttcaatattgttttttagtttattttgggttgATGCAATATGTTGATGTTAGGTTTATTTATAGTTGATACCTCGTTGATTTTGGATTGATGCAATATGTTTAAGTCAAGTTGATTTACAATATTGTAGGGTCGATATCTAGTTAATTTTAAGTTGTTTTTTGAcactatattttttaaaataaaaaacttttaaaacagcatgattagtaaaattaaaaaaaaaaatagtagtaGTAAAAATAACATGTAAAAATGTATACTTGGGAAAGAAAAGTTCCCTAACATTTATACAAGCCACAAATAGCCCTGCCCCATGAAGCCCACGATCGTCGGCCCATACAATCAGTAAGGCCATATTGATGGTTATTTAGAAAATGAAACGAAGGGATATAAATACTGAGAGCTTCTTTGCTAGGGTTTGTGGCTGCTCCCTGAAGAACTAGAAGCTTGAGAAGCAGAGTTGAAGGAGGCTGTTTGTGTTTCATCGCTAGAGCGACACCATGGGTCGTATGCACAGTCGCGGGTATTCTATCTAAACCAACCAATGTACATGTTTATATTCCTGTCTATCTAGTTCAATTAGtatgtaattttatttgtgaTTTCGATTTCAGTAAGGGTATCTCTGCCTCAGCTCTTCCATACAAGAGAACTTCGCCAAGTTGGCTCAAGATCTCTTCTCAAGATGTATGTTGATTAGTTTGTTATTTACTCgcttaattatttataattgtgCGCATTAATTGATTGAGTACAATGGTTTAGGTTGAGGAGAACATTTGCAAGTTTGCAAAGAAGGGTCTTACACCATCCCAGATCGGTGTGATTCTCCGTGACTCTCACGGCATTGCTCAGGTTAAGAGTGTTACTGGAAGCAAGATCTTGCGTGTTCTTAAGGCCCACGGTATGcattcttagttttttttttttcttttcttttatgaGCTAAAAACTTTGAAGCATATAACTTAAGCATCATGTCGAACCTTAGTTTTAATGAGCTTTATTTTCAGTCACTGTCGACCCATTTCATTGTTTTTCTTCAAATGTATTTAGGTAGAATAACTTTAGGTCTCATGCTTAACTGTTTGTTAACTATTTGGATAAGGGAAGGAAATAATAAATTTGGCATTTGTTTAATTTGGGTAATTGTGATTGTATTGAGgtagttgttttcttttatgagTATCTTAATATTGTTAATGAATGTGTAGGGTCTTGCAGTCTTTGGTTGGGAAAAATCTTATCTGTATGCTTCGGTTCATTGGTTTTCTTTGTTTTTATAAAATTGGTTTTGTTTGTTAGGTCTTGCTCCTGAAATTCCAGAGGATTTGTACCATCTTATTAAGAAGGCAGTCTCTATTAGGAAGCATCTCGAGAGGAACAGGAAGGACAAGGATTCCAAGTTCCGATTGATTTTGGTTGAGAGCAGGATTCACAGGCTTGCACGTTACTACAAGAAGACCAAGAAGCTTCCCCCAGTGTGGAAATAGTAAGTACTTTTGTAACTCTACCAATTTGAACATGTTTTTCCTTGTTGAAATGCTATTGTTTGTatctattattatattaaagGATTGATCTATGTCTTTTACTTGTCTTGTACTTAGTTAACACTGAGCTAACCACGAGTAAGCGATTCTCTGAAATTTGAAGATCTTTCCAATCTTTAGTTGTCAAAATAGTGCTACTTTAGAACTGCTTGATCTTGCTATTATTAGCCTTCTGTAGTTTTCTATCCTTCTACCGTATTGGGTCTTGAATTTTGAAACTGTTAGAAAGATATAATTTGGAAAGTGGAAAAGTGGGGGAGAAGAGCATAATGTGTGATTGTTTATATACTTGTGCTCTCTGAGTTTGTTCAAGAGATTGGCACGATAACAATGTGGCAGAGTGGTGCCTGGTTTTCAAATTTTAGGTGAGGAGAGCCTTTGTAATGTAATTTAATCTCGTTATTGGTTTAGTTTGTGTATCACTTCTTTGTAGTTGCCTTTTGTAGAAGCGTTCATTTCTAGTTGGCTATATCATTGAAGCTGCCCTTGTAAATTCTGATGCTGACTGACTTGTCCTTTTGATTTGCAGCGAGTCAACAACTGCAAGCACACTTGTTGCTTAGGTTAGCAGCTATAGTCACCGCAGTAGTTTTGGAATCAATGATGGATTAGAACGAAGGAAGAAGatgaatttaatttttgtttctgaATTTGGAGCTCTGTATGCTGTTATTTATCTTCTAAATGGGAGGCAGGAAATGACTAATTGACTTGAGatgtttattttgtttttggaATATACTACTCTTTATTAGCTGTTTCAACTTTTTGTTAAAGCAAATGTTCAACTTGCCCCTGTCATCTTCTCAAAATTGTTAGTTCTAGAAATTAATAGAACTCAAGATTTATTTCATGGTACCAACATTCACTCTAAGATATTTGACAACATAGTAGGGTAGTTTAAAGTTGAAGTTTCATATGAGAGTCCGAGTTCGAcccccattttttttttcaggttgTGTAATTAATAGGGATGAAAATGTAGAGTACTCAAGTTAGTGTTAGTTTTAGTTTTGTTTGGGGGTGAAAGTAATTTCTGTTTAGTGCAGTTTAGTGCAACTGATTGTAATTTTGTTGTTAGGTGTATGTTTCGTCCTTAGgtttatttatatgttgtaaaatTTGTTTATAATTTAGGTACTTTCACTTCAAATATTATTTAATTGAGTATTTTTGCTTTCGTTATATCGATGAACTTAATGGTGAAAATTGAGGGTTGAATCAAATTATGCCAAAATATACATTTGttgtcaaaaaaataatttgagtATAACTTAAGTGTTTTTGTTGCaaatattcaaattaactaacGATATGAATATTTTTATGTTGGTGATTACTTATATTCATTGAAGAAAGTGGTGCATCATCACTATCAATTCTTTAATGATACTTTTTATTAAGTACCAAATTTTTTATTAAGTTTGCTACTTTCATCTAAAAGTTCATTTgctagaaattaaaaaaaaaatagttataacTTAAGCTTTTTAAATATATTATGCAAGATAAGATTTACCGAAAGATAGtggagaaaaataaataaataaaatgataaatagCTGTGAAACTCCTTAAATAGTACTTGAGTGTTTGTGTTAAAATTGAACGTGACTTTCCACAATGATTTGGTCTAGTCGTAGGTTCCTAACTCGGTGCTAGGTATGACCAAGAACACATATGTTGGCGATGAAAGAATACTCCAATGGATATATCTAATTCtatataatatagagaaaaaatagttAATAGTTTTCTAATAGGTgatgtaaacttatattttttttacctaaataaatagtatttatctatatatataatgaaatactattcatcaagctataaatattttattatttttttataaacttttgtatatatatatgagtgtgatcctattatacttaattattttatttcttaaaataaataaaatatatttttaaaaatataatatttaaatgatggagagaaaaaaatagagaaactggtgtttggtataatgtaaaagtttgaggtaaattatattaaaaaaatgttttggtgctgtattttgtaatacactttctctataatatttagctaaaactcacaaaaacatattccatcagctcctttatacatatatttataatagttgttgactgtgtttttagccaacgacgtgagaacgtcaaaaaacgataaaccttcaagagaaataaaacgacacagacaatttaatcaagaaaagtaaataacacacaagatttttataatggttcagccccgatagtcggtaatagcctaatccacttagatattttattactttatctacactcaagatcagatgaactagtgtcaactgagtttcttcagtgtaaattttcaggaatacaaaaagggttctctctcaagaaaaacgcactttctctctctagaactcagaccaattctcaaattgccaaaagtccctttctgatcccaccaaccctctatttataggcttgggatcagaaactgatatcccctagaaccgggatattttatcattcgtatcatatttaaattactagaaatattcaaaatacaacataaTCTTCAATTTGAGCGAAGAATGAGGGATTCCTGCGTGTGCCAAGACTGGTTCTTGTTGGAGCCGTTTCTGAGAATcatgacttagtcctcctctatctggtcgatccatatctcctactgaccactcatgcaagtgctggtcggacacatgcatgctggacatatgcaagtgctggtaggacatacacttgttggtaggacaaacatttgctggtcggacatgtgcatggtggtaggacatgcactcctctcctctaacatgacactctcctctagcatgccatgtctctcctctaacatgacactctcctctagcatgccatttctttatttggacaaccatgcactggtTGGACATACGCATAAGGACAAAATTCTTGGGCTCTcatcggaccacacccttggggtctcctcggaccacacccttggggtctcctaggatgcactctccttagctctcctcggaccacacccttggggtctcctcggaccacacccttgggatctcctaggatgcactctccttagctctcctcggactaaggtctgaACACactctccttggcttctcctcggaccaaggtccgaccccATCTCTTAGGGCTCTCCTCGAACTAAGGTTTGAGCACATCACTTGGAcccctcggactaaggtccgaccaGACCTCTTGgggcctctcctcggaccaaggtacGAGCACATGCTCTGCCACTTGTCatctttattgccacgtcattgatctccaatttttggggataacaatagctatgcacaaactccaattaatctatatctacatttacataacatttacatatcatttatataatattttaatattattatttttctttataagctttatCTCTCCcgtttagtatatatttattattatttttttattttttcaattattttattttactttaattaataaaatatgtttaaagatataatatttaaatgatgtagagaaatatatagagaaattgatgtatgatataatgtaaaacttggaggtaaaatagaaaaatgtgtgtgtttggagatatattttaaaGGATAGAGTACAAcatccattgggagtgctctaagtATTTAAGgaggttgaaaaaaaaattatatatttaattacaaTTTTTGAAACAAATTAAGCATTTTTGCGAGCAACTCcccaatatttttaatatattttaaaattttgatattaaaaactaaaactaaatagaaaatataaaacagagaaaaaatta
This genomic interval from Humulus lupulus chromosome 8, drHumLupu1.1, whole genome shotgun sequence contains the following:
- the LOC133797987 gene encoding small ribosomal subunit protein uS15 is translated as MGRMHSRGKGISASALPYKRTSPSWLKISSQDVEENICKFAKKGLTPSQIGVILRDSHGIAQVKSVTGSKILRVLKAHGLAPEIPEDLYHLIKKAVSIRKHLERNRKDKDSKFRLILVESRIHRLARYYKKTKKLPPVWKYESTTASTLVA